The nucleotide window ATCCTGGTTACATCTTTCAATTCTCTTTGAGTCTTATTGGAACTCCAGCCTGTTGGCCTGGGTGAAGGAGGGGAAGAAGGCTTTCAATTCTCTTTGAGTCTTATTGGAACCGTTGTCCCAATAGAGCACTACAACGAGAAGAAGAAGCCTTTCAATTCTCTTTGAGTCTTATTGGAACAGCATCCATACGGAAGTTGCGTTAAGCTGTACTATGACTTTCAATTCTCTTTGAGTCTTATTGGAACCCGGCCGGGCCCAAATTTCCTTCAGCTCAGCCGTCCGGCTTTTGCCTTTCAATTCTCTTTGAGTCTTATTGGAACTATCCATTGCCCCCCACCTTTTTTATGATAATTCTATCCTTTCAATTCTCTTTGAGTCTTATTGGAACAGGTGGGTTTTTTGCTTGTTTTCTTCTATGCTTTTCTTGGGAGTCTTGGATTTTATAAATCTTTTGGCGAGGGGGTCTTAACGAGGCCTTGAGAGGGCTTGAAATGCAGTCTTGAGGAGTCAAAACTTTTGGTAAAAAGCTTCTAAAAAACCCCATAATTTCAATGATCGAAAGTGATCATAAGGCTTCCAACGGTTTCTCAACCAATTAAATCAAAAATCAAGACTTTTTATGTTAGAGATTTGGAAAAAATACGATTCTAGTAGGGTTTGGGGTGAAAGGAGTGCCCTCCTTGCCCCACTCCAAATTCCGAAAAAAATTTCGTTACAAAACACGCGAGAAAACACAACAAAATGCCATATACTAACAAAAAATTACTAAAGACTTCCAAACCCCCCACAACCCACCATTTACCCAAACAAACCACATCCTAACCTTTTCGAGAAAAATAGCACCCAAAAATAAGTATCTAAAAAATTTCGGCTCAATGATGATCTTCATATCCTATAGACTTTAGCGTTTGCGACTTTTTCTAAAATTTGGACATACGAAATACCTGGATGTATCCCTCTTCCTCTTGTGTCGTAGACGTTAAGCTCTATTTCTTTCCTCTTCAGGGCCCTTGCCAGCTCCGTTATTTCATCTTTAATTCGCTTCCCAAAGAGCGACACGTTGGCCTTTCCGTCGGTTATCAAGAACGCCCTGACTTTCAGGGACTTGTCTTTTCTCCTCTCACGTTCAGCAAGCAGAAGAAGATTATAGAGGGCAGAGCTTAAAGGCGTTCTCCCTCCAGTTGGAACGCTCTCTATTTTCTCAAGCACTTCCCAGTAGTTCTTCGTAGGTGGAACGAATATTTCCGCCTGATTACCTTTCGCAACTATCAAGGCCATCTTTGACCGCTTTGTATATCCGTTCTCAACCAGCTTTTCCGCTATTCCCTTTGCTATGCTGATTCTCTTCTGCACTGCCATGCTTCCGCTCGAATCCAGGAGCAGGACCCAGAGCGTTGGTGCCTTTGCTTTCCTGATCCTGACGCGGATGTCGTTTAGATCGAGTTTTATCGGCGGCTTTTTGCCGTTCAACACTGCCCAAATCAAGGAGTTGTAGAAATCAACGTCTTTAAGTTCGCCGTTGATAGGTGGAAGGTATGAAATCGGAATGCCTCTGGGGTAGTTTATCACCGTGATGCTGACGTCCCTTGAGGAACGGTTGCTGGTGAATTCGTCTCCATCAAAGTTTTTGCTCTCTATCCTTGGGATTTTAGCTTCGCTTGAGCGAAAATTCTGTTCTAAATTTCCAATCCCCTGACTTCGAGTGCTTTCACTTTTTTCTTCCTTCTTGTGCTCATGCTTATGGTTATGTTCGTGGTCGTGATCGTGCTCCTTATCCTCTTTAGGCTTTGGGGGCCTCATCTGCGGTGGCTTTTGGAAGGGCTTGTCCCTCAAGCGGTGCGGTAAAGCTAATTCCATAGCCTTCTCCAAGTCTTCCAGTGAGACCCTTCTCCTTCCGTTTAGGGCGGCTATTGCTTTAGCCGTCTTTATCGTGGCTATCTCAGCCCTGTTGGTTTTGATTCCCAAATTAATTACAGTTTCGGCTAAAAGTTTCAGCAGATCGTCGCTTATCTCGACCTTCGGCAGAATCTCCCTTGCCTTAACGATCCTCTCCGTGAGCTTCTTCTCTTCGCTCTCAAACTTCTTATAGAAGCT belongs to Pyrococcus yayanosii CH1 and includes:
- a CDS encoding VWA domain-containing protein, which gives rise to MEPREKRLVFPFSAIVGQEKAKLALLCVAVNPLIGGVLLKGDKGTGKSTLVRALANVLPEIEVVDGCPFNCNPRNPLEMCDSCYERYEKGEELPVTKRKMRVVDLPLSVTIDRLVGTVDVERFLKEGKKALQPGILAEANRNVLYIDEVNLLDDYIADSLLDAAAMGWNTIEREGISFRHPARFILVGSMNPEEGELRPQILDRFGLCVEVSAPMNPEERIEIVRRVEEFHEDPISFYKKFESEEKKLTERIVKAREILPKVEISDDLLKLLAETVINLGIKTNRAEIATIKTAKAIAALNGRRRVSLEDLEKAMELALPHRLRDKPFQKPPQMRPPKPKEDKEHDHDHEHNHKHEHKKEEKSESTRSQGIGNLEQNFRSSEAKIPRIESKNFDGDEFTSNRSSRDVSITVINYPRGIPISYLPPINGELKDVDFYNSLIWAVLNGKKPPIKLDLNDIRVRIRKAKAPTLWVLLLDSSGSMAVQKRISIAKGIAEKLVENGYTKRSKMALIVAKGNQAEIFVPPTKNYWEVLEKIESVPTGGRTPLSSALYNLLLLAERERRKDKSLKVRAFLITDGKANVSLFGKRIKDEITELARALKRKEIELNVYDTRGRGIHPGISYVQILEKVANAKVYRI